Proteins encoded in a region of the Eschrichtius robustus isolate mEscRob2 chromosome 14, mEscRob2.pri, whole genome shotgun sequence genome:
- the LOC137776241 gene encoding uncharacterized protein has product MLDSGVPGWHPRIPASPHPGIPASRHPHIPSSPHPHIPASPHPRIPASPHLLIPASQHPRIPASPHPSIPASPHPLIPASPHPRIPSSQHPRIPSSQHPRIPSSPHPHIPASPHPRIPVSQHPRIPSSQHPRIPSSPHPRIPASPHPCIPASQHPHIPSSPYPSIPTSPHPSIPASPHPRIPVSQHPRIPSSPHPLIPASPHPRIPSSQHPRIPASPHPGIPSSRHPRIPASPHPGIPASPHPLIPASPHPRIPASPYPRIPASRHPRIPSSQHPRIPASPHPSIPASPHPSIPASQHPLIPASPHPRIPTSPHPSIPAPWAPSHTVEALSTPKRGG; this is encoded by the exons ATGCTGGATTCAGGAG TGCCCGGCTGGCACCCCCGCATCCCGGCATCCCCACATCCCGGCATCCCCGCATCCCggcatccccacatcccctcatcTCCTCATCCCCACATCCCAGCATCCCCGCATCCCCGCATCCCAGCATCCCCTCATCTCCTCATCCCCGCATCCCAGCATCCCCGCATCCCGGCATCCCCACATCCCAGCATCCCTGCATCCCCTCATCCCCTCATCCCAGCATCCCCGCATCCCCGCATCCCCTCATCCCAGCATCCCCGCATCCCCTCATCCCAGCATCCCCGCATCCCCTCATCCCCGCATCCCCACATCCCAGCATCCCCACATCCCCGCATCCCCGTATCCCAGCATCCCCGCATCCCCTCATCCCAGCATCCCCGCATCCCCTCATCCCCGCATCCCCGTATCCCAGCATCCCCACATCCCTGCATCCCCGCATCCCagcatccccacatcccctcatcCCCGTATCCCagcatccccacatcccctcatcCCAGCATCCCCGCATCCCCTCATCCCCGCATCCCCGTATCCCAGCATCCCCGCATCCCCTCATCCCCGCATCCCCTCATCCCAGCATCCCCGCATCCCCGCATCCCCTCATCCCAGCATCCCCGCATCCCCGCATCCCCTCATCCCGGCATCCCCTCATCCCGGCATCCCCGCATCCCCGCATCCCCTCATCCTGGCATCCCCGCATCCCCGCATCCCCTCATCCCAGCATCCCCGCATCCCCGCATCCCCGCATCCCCGTATCCCCGCATCCCCGCATCCCGGCATCCCCGCATCCCCTCATCCCAGCATCCCCGCATCCCAGCATCCCCTCATCCTAGCATCCCCGCATCCCCTCATCCTAGCATCCCCGCATCCCAGCATCCCCTCATCCCAGCATCCCCGCATCCCCGCATCCCCACATCCCCGCATCCCAGCATCCCCGCACCGTGGGCACCCAGCCACACCGTCGAGGCCCTGTCTACACCAAAGAGGGGAGGGTGA